One Flavobacterium sp. J372 genomic region harbors:
- a CDS encoding T9SS type A sorting domain-containing protein — MPFITLAGNVNRASILYIGVIAGKIKPKANVQLGDTLAQAHFNYELITTLGRQQRLTPPPDRRSSSTVTVYPVPSKNILNIKANTGIARIEIYNQAGQRA; from the coding sequence ATGCCATTTATTACACTGGCTGGCAATGTAAACAGAGCTTCCATCCTGTATATTGGTGTTATTGCCGGCAAGATAAAGCCAAAAGCTAATGTTCAGTTGGGTGATACTTTGGCACAGGCACACTTTAATTACGAGTTGATAACAACATTGGGCCGACAACAGCGGTTGACGCCGCCGCCGGATCGCCGCAGTTCATCAACGGTCACGGTTTATCCTGTGCCGTCTAAAAACATCCTCAACATAAAAGCCAATACAGGCATTGCTAGAATTGAGATATACAACCAGGCAGGGCAGCGTGCTTAG
- a CDS encoding VCBS repeat-containing protein yields the protein MAFNSEVNITSAVFDPNKADTGDIDGDGYIDIVVSSGTDKKITWYKNNNGQGFTGNQNIVTSSLNGACNATLVDIDNDGDLDIMANSTYLVQGNYTSLFCYKNNGQGIFTQQLITPEEFGNPAYSYNYVDVDSDG from the coding sequence ATGGCTTTTAATAGCGAAGTGAACATCACCAGCGCAGTGTTTGACCCTAATAAAGCGGACACAGGCGATATTGATGGTGATGGCTATATAGATATTGTGGTATCATCTGGAACCGACAAGAAGATTACTTGGTACAAAAATAATAACGGGCAAGGCTTTACAGGAAACCAGAATATTGTGACCTCTTCTCTGAATGGCGCATGTAATGCCACGCTTGTTGATATAGATAATGACGGCGACCTCGACATTATGGCGAACAGCACATATTTGGTGCAAGGCAACTATACTTCTCTATTTTGTTATAAGAATAACGGGCAGGGAATATTTACACAACAGCTTATAACACCTGAAGAGTTTGGCAACCCTGCTTACAGCTATAATTATGTTGACGTAGACAGTGACGGGTAA
- a CDS encoding VCBS repeat-containing protein, whose amino-acid sequence MRGFITGDIDGDGDKDIIFHRYSEQSQSAHIGFIKNDGAGNFAPVVMIASLGNTIADVNLYLSDIDADGKPDLVFIKNNAVCWSKNTNGQNFASPTVIAQLSDATIVFTCSDFTNDGLPDIVYNHVNTMGLIKNIGDGNFAAMQPIDTASIGFNIAAADMDSDGNEDIVFIRWEQDSSFSLKSLVWYKNNNNGQFGARQTLVTPLTANNSYDWFWLETADFDNDGKHDIGLSRRETGKLAWYKNMGNGIVAAEQVIAQNMAGIINFAVGHINTNESIDVVASNAGYKLSWYKNTPDGF is encoded by the coding sequence ATGCGCGGATTTATTACAGGTGATATTGATGGTGACGGAGACAAGGACATTATTTTCCATAGATATAGTGAACAAAGTCAGTCAGCACACATAGGTTTTATCAAGAATGACGGAGCAGGTAATTTTGCTCCTGTAGTGATGATAGCTAGTCTTGGCAATACCATTGCAGATGTAAACCTTTATTTATCTGATATAGATGCTGATGGAAAACCTGATCTTGTGTTTATAAAAAATAATGCTGTTTGCTGGTCTAAAAATACTAACGGGCAGAATTTCGCTTCGCCCACTGTAATTGCCCAACTTAGTGATGCAACTATAGTGTTTACATGCTCAGATTTCACTAATGACGGTCTTCCGGATATTGTGTATAACCATGTAAATACAATGGGTTTAATTAAAAATATCGGGGACGGGAATTTTGCAGCAATGCAACCTATAGATACAGCATCTATAGGTTTTAATATCGCAGCTGCTGATATGGATAGTGATGGTAATGAAGATATTGTATTTATAAGATGGGAACAGGATTCAAGCTTTTCCTTGAAAAGTTTGGTGTGGTACAAAAACAATAATAATGGTCAGTTTGGTGCGAGGCAAACCCTGGTTACACCACTAACGGCAAATAATAGCTATGATTGGTTCTGGCTGGAAACCGCCGACTTTGACAATGATGGTAAACACGACATTGGCTTGTCGAGAAGGGAAACAGGTAAATTGGCCTGGTACAAAAACATGGGAAATGGTATTGTGGCGGCTGAGCAGGTTATCGCCCAAAATATGGCCGGCATCATCAATTTTGCGGTTGGCCATATAAATACCAACGAAAGTATTGATGTTGTTGCAAGTAATGCGGGCTACAAATTGTCGTGGTATAAAAACACGCCGGATGGCTTTTAA
- a CDS encoding DUF3078 domain-containing protein: MKFRVYLTTVVFLAFFSQLKAQVLITTTLPDTITYWTKTNTVGLDINQVAFVNWSVGGNNSVAGLAKGAFIRKYTKGNLNWNNELILKYGLNSQEGREMRKTDDQIQMNSTFGYRTDTISNWYYSSKFTFNTQFANGYAYPNTDIEISAPFAPAYIFLGVGTEYIRKDLGLTAYFSPLTEKTTLVLNQMLADKGAFGVDGAIYDSESNKLRDGKSRVLKLVYL; this comes from the coding sequence ATGAAGTTCAGGGTATACCTCACTACAGTAGTGTTTTTGGCGTTTTTTTCTCAATTGAAAGCACAGGTGCTTATTACTACAACCCTGCCTGATACCATTACTTACTGGACGAAAACCAATACCGTGGGCCTTGACATAAACCAGGTAGCTTTTGTTAACTGGAGCGTAGGTGGTAATAATTCGGTTGCCGGGCTTGCCAAAGGCGCTTTCATCAGGAAATACACCAAAGGCAACCTCAACTGGAATAATGAGCTAATACTGAAATATGGGCTTAACAGTCAGGAAGGGCGTGAGATGCGAAAGACAGACGACCAGATACAAATGAACTCGACCTTCGGCTACCGCACAGACACGATATCTAACTGGTACTACAGTTCAAAATTTACTTTTAATACCCAGTTTGCCAACGGTTATGCCTACCCTAATACCGATATTGAAATCTCTGCCCCATTTGCACCTGCTTATATTTTCCTGGGTGTTGGTACAGAGTACATCCGCAAAGACCTTGGGCTTACTGCTTATTTCTCGCCTCTTACTGAAAAGACTACTTTAGTCCTGAACCAGATGCTTGCAGATAAAGGTGCATTTGGGGTTGATGGTGCCATTTATGACAGTGAGAGCAATAAATTACGAGACGGCAAAAGTCGCGTACTGAAGTTGGTATACTTGTAA
- a CDS encoding deoxyguanosinetriphosphate triphosphohydrolase, giving the protein MQWEQLLSLKRQGDTSKRLRKEQDDTRLGFEVDYDRIIFSSAFRSLQDKTQVIPLSKTDFVHTRLTHSLEVSVVGRSLGRLVGKKIIEKHPYLSEVHGFHMNDFGAIVAAAALAHDIGNPPFGHSGEKAIGEYFKTGNGQQYRDKLTDKEWQDLIDFEGNANGFTLLTSSRPGVEGGLRLTYATLGTFMKYPKESLPKKPTANISDKKYGFFQCDKEFVQDVAKELGMIPNKTSGDIGYERHPLAYLVEAADDICYTIIDFEDGINLGLIPEEFALEYLIKLVKDSIDAAKYNTLTTKEDRLSYLRALAIGSLISDAVSTFLENEELILEGKYPHALTNQGRYTAQMRDIINLSVKNIYQSREVVEKEIMGYRMINVLLDSFCTAYNKKYDGTAGNYDNLLLKMLPEKFITEKMNLYDRLLHICHFVSTLTDGKAVLLYNMITGNK; this is encoded by the coding sequence ATGCAATGGGAACAGCTGCTGTCTCTTAAAAGGCAGGGCGATACAAGCAAGCGTTTACGTAAAGAACAGGATGATACCCGCCTCGGCTTTGAGGTGGACTATGACCGTATTATATTCTCGTCGGCGTTCCGCAGCCTGCAGGACAAGACGCAGGTGATACCGCTCTCTAAAACCGACTTTGTGCACACCCGCCTCACGCACAGCCTTGAAGTGAGTGTAGTTGGGCGTTCACTTGGGCGTTTGGTAGGCAAGAAAATCATAGAGAAGCATCCATACTTAAGCGAAGTGCATGGTTTCCATATGAACGATTTTGGGGCTATTGTGGCAGCGGCGGCGCTGGCACATGATATTGGCAACCCACCCTTCGGGCATTCGGGTGAGAAAGCTATTGGCGAGTATTTTAAAACCGGCAACGGGCAGCAGTACCGTGATAAGCTTACTGATAAAGAGTGGCAGGACCTGATTGATTTTGAAGGCAATGCCAACGGTTTCACACTGCTTACATCATCACGCCCCGGCGTTGAGGGCGGCCTACGCCTCACATATGCCACGCTTGGCACTTTCATGAAATACCCCAAAGAATCGCTTCCTAAAAAGCCGACTGCCAATATATCTGATAAGAAGTACGGGTTCTTCCAATGCGATAAAGAGTTTGTTCAGGACGTGGCGAAAGAGCTGGGAATGATTCCGAATAAAACAAGTGGAGATATAGGTTATGAGCGTCACCCGCTGGCGTATCTGGTTGAAGCGGCCGATGATATCTGTTACACCATTATCGATTTTGAAGACGGTATCAACCTGGGCCTAATTCCTGAAGAATTTGCCCTGGAATACCTCATAAAACTGGTAAAAGATTCTATAGACGCAGCCAAATATAATACGCTGACAACTAAGGAAGACCGCCTGAGCTACCTGCGTGCACTGGCAATAGGCAGCCTTATCAGCGATGCGGTAAGCACCTTCCTTGAGAACGAAGAATTGATACTGGAAGGTAAATATCCCCACGCGCTCACAAATCAGGGCAGATATACTGCACAAATGCGTGATATCATCAATCTGAGCGTGAAGAATATCTACCAAAGCCGTGAAGTAGTAGAAAAGGAGATAATGGGTTACAGGATGATTAATGTACTTCTGGATAGCTTCTGTACCGCTTACAACAAAAAGTATGACGGCACCGCGGGAAATTATGACAACCTGCTGCTGAAAATGCTTCCCGAAAAGTTCATCACCGAAAAAATGAACTTATATGACAGGCTGCTGCATATCTGCCACTTTGTATCAACCCTTACCGATGGTAAGGCAGTGCTGTTGTACAATATGATAACAGGGAACAAATAA
- a CDS encoding RDD family protein produces MEITDDVLAVKSKRFGNFVIDLIFRYVIVFVLSFIAIVIDPEGFTAWIETVTTLEDIMYSLLLLMIYFIVTESIFQRTVGKLITGTMVVMADGSKPSFGTIVLRTLCRLIPFEALSFIGDDAYGWHDNFSNTYVVDIKLYNEAMSRKNSFDDIGKSE; encoded by the coding sequence ATGGAAATAACAGATGATGTGCTTGCTGTAAAAAGCAAGCGATTCGGGAATTTTGTGATAGACCTAATTTTCCGGTATGTGATTGTGTTCGTGTTGAGTTTTATCGCGATTGTAATAGATCCCGAAGGATTTACGGCCTGGATTGAGACTGTGACTACGCTCGAAGATATCATGTACAGCCTGCTGCTATTAATGATTTACTTCATTGTAACGGAATCAATTTTCCAGAGGACGGTAGGGAAGTTAATCACCGGGACAATGGTTGTAATGGCCGACGGTTCAAAACCATCTTTTGGGACAATTGTGCTGCGTACATTGTGCAGGCTGATACCTTTTGAGGCATTATCTTTTATTGGTGATGACGCGTATGGCTGGCACGACAACTTCTCTAACACCTATGTAGTTGATATTAAATTGTATAATGAAGCAATGAGTCGGAAAAATTCTTTCGATGATATAGGCAAATCAGAATAA